One stretch of Funiculus sociatus GB2-C1 DNA includes these proteins:
- a CDS encoding S-layer protein, whose translation MKLTLLATATLLATFGFLAPLKAQNTEPLNSTTPSSQTPPTSDQVLEACSRDAADTLPNPYRDVSPSDWAYKAVLSMYYCGAYRGSISPAKVKPFLEQQVPRSSNPTETRGEVTQIGA comes from the coding sequence ATGAAACTCACACTTTTGGCCACAGCTACCCTATTAGCCACATTTGGCTTTTTGGCTCCACTCAAAGCTCAAAATACCGAACCTTTAAACTCAACAACGCCCTCTTCTCAAACGCCACCAACTTCAGATCAAGTTTTGGAAGCTTGTTCTAGAGATGCTGCGGATACTTTGCCAAACCCTTATAGGGATGTGTCACCCTCAGACTGGGCATATAAAGCGGTTCTCAGTATGTATTATTGTGGCGCTTATAGAGGGTCAATTTCACCCGCCAAAGTTAAACCATTTCTGGAACAACAAGTTCCCAGAAGCAGCAACCCAACTGAAACTAGAGGAGAAGTTACCCAAATTGGAGCCTAA